Proteins from a genomic interval of Salvelinus sp. IW2-2015 unplaced genomic scaffold, ASM291031v2 Un_scaffold2010, whole genome shotgun sequence:
- the LOC112072707 gene encoding uncharacterized protein isoform X3 has protein sequence MAVTSGLSLSVSWICCLLIGGITCFTIQGNXYGNLASTGPEAHAQASVVSVPNAKATGHNSPANVTSGRNATSGSNCQPRLSRSHRPPRLSRSDRPCASAEATGPRASAEATGPAPQQKRPAPAPQQKRPAPRLSRSDRPPRLSRTTGPAPQQKRPAPPQQKRQAPAPQQKRQALNRRPDPSTS, from the exons TGTTTCTTGGATTTGTTGCCTGCTAATTGGAGGGATAACGTGTTTTACCATTCAAG GTAATGYTTATGGGAATCTTGCCTCAACTGGACCTGAAGCCCATGCCCAAGCAAGTGTGGTGTCTGTTCCAAATGCTAAAGCTACTGGCCACAATAGCCCGGCAAATGTGACCTCGGGTAGAAATGCCACATCTGGAAGCAACTGCCAACCGCGCCTCAGCAGAAGCCACCGGCCCCCGCGCCTCAGCAGAAGCGACCGCCCCTGCGCCTCAGCAGAAGCGACCGGGCCCCGCGCCTCAGCAGAAGCGACCGGCCCCGCGCCTCAGCAGAAGCGACCGGCCCCCGCGCCTCAGCAGAAGCGACCGGCCCCGCGCCTCAGCAGAAGCGACCGGCCCCCGCGCCTCAGCAGAACGACCGGCCCCGCGCCTCAGCAGAAGCGACCGGCCCCGCCTCAGCAGAAGCGACAGGCCCCCGCGCCTCAGCAGAAGCGACAAGCCTTGAACAGACGGCCCGACCCCTCAACAAGCTAG
- the LOC112072707 gene encoding uncharacterized protein isoform X2, whose amino-acid sequence MAVTFGFSLSVSWICCLLIGGITCFTIQGNXYGNLASTGPEAHAQASVVSVPNAKATGHNSPANVTSGRNATSGSNCQPRLSRSHRPPRLSRSDRPCASAEATGPRASAEATGPAPQQKRPAPAPQQKRPAPRLSRSDRPPRLSRTTGPAPQQKRPAPPQQKRQAPAPQQKRQALNRRPDPSTS is encoded by the exons ATGGCTGTGACTTTTGGATTCTCTTTGAG TGTTTCTTGGATTTGTTGCCTGCTAATTGGAGGGATAACGTGTTTTACCATTCAAG GTAATGYTTATGGGAATCTTGCCTCAACTGGACCTGAAGCCCATGCCCAAGCAAGTGTGGTGTCTGTTCCAAATGCTAAAGCTACTGGCCACAATAGCCCGGCAAATGTGACCTCGGGTAGAAATGCCACATCTGGAAGCAACTGCCAACCGCGCCTCAGCAGAAGCCACCGGCCCCCGCGCCTCAGCAGAAGCGACCGCCCCTGCGCCTCAGCAGAAGCGACCGGGCCCCGCGCCTCAGCAGAAGCGACCGGCCCCGCGCCTCAGCAGAAGCGACCGGCCCCCGCGCCTCAGCAGAAGCGACCGGCCCCGCGCCTCAGCAGAAGCGACCGGCCCCCGCGCCTCAGCAGAACGACCGGCCCCGCGCCTCAGCAGAAGCGACCGGCCCCGCCTCAGCAGAAGCGACAGGCCCCCGCGCCTCAGCAGAAGCGACAAGCCTTGAACAGACGGCCCGACCCCTCAACAAGCTAG